The nucleotide sequence ACGAAGTCGATGTACTCGCGCACATACTCCTTGCGGCGCTTGATGCGGCCGATGTTCTCGCGCGTCGCACGCGGCAGCTTCTCGCCCGCCTCGATGCGGCGCACGAGGCTCTCGATCTCGTCCTCCACAGCATCGGGCAGCTTGTAGCCGTCGCCGCCGAAGAATTTGATGCCGTTGTCATAGAAGGGATTGTGCGAAGCCGAGATGACGATGCCCGCAGCGGCCTCGTGCGTCCTCGCCAGATAGGCGATGGCGGGCGTCGGGCAGACGCCGACGATCTCGACGCGCCCGCCGGCCGAGCAGATGCCCGTCGCAAGGGCGGACTCGAAGAGGTTGCCCGAGATGCGCGTGTCGCGCCCGATGATGATCAAGGGATTTTGCTGCACCTTCTCGCCAAAGTACAGGGCTGCAGCCCAGCCGAGACGATATGCGAGTTCCGGGCAGAGCGCCACATTTGCTTCTCCGCGAACACCGTCCGTACCAAAAAGTCTTGCCATGAAATTCTCTCCTATTCTTCATCGCCCCTGGCGATCTTATTCCATAGACTCCCTTTGCTCCATGAATGCGAGCGCCGCCTTCATGCCATCGACGGCGGCGCTCATGATGCCGCCCGCGTATCCCGCACCCTCGCCGATGGGATAAAACCCCGAAAGGCCATGCGCCAAAAAGCTTTCCTTCTCGCGCACGATGCGGCACGGTGCGGAAGAGCGCGTCTCGACGCCCGTCAGCGGCACATCGGGCGCGGAAAATCCCTTCATGCGCCGCTCGAAGGCGCGAAGCGCGTCTTCGAGCGTATCCGTAACGAAGCGCGGCAGGCACTCGTGCAAGTCGGCAGGGCGCACGCCGGGCAAATACGTCGGCTGCACAAGGAAGTCCGCTGCGCCCTTTTGGTGTGCGAGAAAGTCGCCGACGGACTGCACGGGCGCACGGTAGTCTGCACCCGCCAGCTTGAAGGCGAGGCTCTCGCACTGCCTCTGAAATTCCATTCCTGCGAGCACCCCGCCGCCGAAATCCTTCGGGCCGACCTGCACGAGAAGCGCGGCGTTCGCCACGCCCGAATCGCGCTTGTAGCAGCTCATGCCGTTCGTCGCGACGCGGGAAAGCTCGGACGCCGCCGCAACGACCTGCCCGCCCGGGCACATGCAGAAGGAGTACGCGCCCCTGCCGCGCAACTTGTCCTGATACGTGAGGCTGTAGTCGGCGACAGGCAGGCGCACATTCCCGGCATCCTCCCCGTACTGCGCGCGATCGATGAATCCTTGTGGATGCTCAATGCGCACGCCCACGGCAAACGCCTTCGCCTCCAGAAAAAGACCGCGCGAAAGAAGCATCTCGTATGTGTCGCGCGCCGAATGTCCAATGGCGAAGAAAGCCGCTCCGACCTTCACGCGCTCCTCGCCGTTGACGATGAGCGCGAGGAGCGCACCGTCTTTCAGCTCGATGTCTGTCACTTGCGCCAAGAAGCGAATCTCGCCGCCCAAGCGGCGGATCTCCTCACGGATGTTCTTAACGATGCCGCGCAGGAGGTCGGTGCCGACATGCGGCTTGTGCAGATACTTGATTTCCTCGGGTGCACCGGCCGCCACGAAAGCGTCGAGCACCTCGCTCACGAGAGAGTCGCCGATGCGCGTCGTCAGCTTGCCGTCGGAAAACGTCCCCGCACCGCCCTCACCGAATTGGACGTTGGAGCGCACATCGAGCGTTCCCGTCTGCCAGAAGCGCTCGATCGCCGCATAACGCGCCTCGACATCATAGCCGCGCTCTAGGATGAGCGGGGAAAGACCCGCGCGTGCGAGCGTCAGCGCGGCGAACATGCCGGCAGGGCCGAAGCCCACGACGACAGGGCGCGCCTCGCCCTGCGCGAGCGGGGAAAAGCGTGCAAGGTCGAGCTTCTCTTCTTTTTCGGCAAGTGCAACATGGCGGTCGCGCCGCAAGCGCGCCAAAAGCTTTTTCTCACTGCCCTGGATGCGCACATCAAGCGTATAGAGGAAGGCGAGCGGCGCTCCACGGTAGCGTCGCGCATCGAGCGCCCTGCGCACGATGCGCACTGCAAGAATATCGTCTGGAGCAATACCCAAACGCTCAGCGGCAAGAGCTGCAAGCGGGCGTTCGTCGCTCAAGGGAACGGCATAACTGCTGATTCGGATCATGGCGCGTCCGCTCCCTTTGCTTGCGCCTTCGGTTTCAGCTCGACCGTGACCGTGACCTCTCGATTGGAAATCGCAACGCCATTGGGTATCGCAAGATGTACGATCTTCTTGCCGCTCTCCTTCATGTCCGAGATGACGATCTTCTCCGTGTCGATGCTCGCCACCTTGCTGATGAGCGCGGCATCGCCCGCGATTTCGATCTTCGTCGGCTCAACCTGCACTTCGCCCAGAGTGAAGCCCTCGGGCAGAACGTCATCGAGAACCGGACGGACGCTGACGATCTTGCGCGTCAGCCCGCGCGCAAGCTGTACGGAAACCTCAACCGTACGCGCGAGAAGCTCGACATCGTCGACCGCCTTGCCGTCGCTGTTGATCGGCGTCAACGGCACCTGCAAGGTGAAGTCGTCACGATTTCCCGAAAGGCCGACGTAGCCGATGACGCGGTCGACCTCCGCTACGCGCGACTCGGGGCCCTCGATGACCGTGGTGTTCGCCGACTGCGAAATCTTGCCCACGGTGTAGCCAGCAGACGCCGAACCCGTGACGATGAGATCGATGCGAACCGCTCGCCGCACGATCTTGTCCAAGGTGACCGAAACGGTCTCCGGCTGCGCGTCGACGAGTTCGAATCCCTGCGGCAGAACAGCCTTGACCTTGACCTCGTGCTCGCCTGAGCCAAGCCCTTCAAGATCGGCATACGCCTTGAACCCTTCCCGTTCTGACGAAACAAAGAAAGAGCGCGCTCCGCGCACCTTGAGCTTCACGCTTTTTTCCGTCTGCGTGACCTTGTATCCTTCGGGTACATTTCGGAGGTCGACCGCAACGGTGAAACTTCCCTCTATCTGCGGGTTCTGCTCATTCATGACGAAGAGCCAGAGCACGACAGCGACAACAAGGGCGATGATCTTTGCCGGGAGGTTGCGCTGGAAGAGAGCGCGCAATCGTGTCATCATTTCCCCTTCCTCCAATTCAGAACCATGTCCTTGATGCCTGTTGTCTTGGGCGTGAAGATGGGACGCAAATAAGATTTCAGATGCTCTGAGCTAAGACGGCGCACGATCCTGCCGTTTTCCGCGACGGAGACCGTGCCCGTTTCCTCGCTGACGACGACGATGAGGGCGTCACACTGCTCAGAAAGGCCGATGGCGGCACGATGGCGCGTGCCAAGCTCCGTGCTCAGCGTGCGATTTTCTGTCAAAGGCAACAGACAGCCCGCCGCGATCAGGCGCTTGCCGCGTATGACGGCGGCTCCGTCGTGCAGGGGGGTGTTCGGAATGAAGACGTTCATGAGAAAGTCCGCCGTGATGAGGCCGTCGATCTGGACGCCCGTGGCGCTGATGTCATTGAGTCCCATCTCGCGTTCAAAGACGAGCAAGGCGCCGATCTTGCGCGAAGACAGGAGCATCACCGCCTTATCCAGCTCATTGACGAGTGAGCGCGCCTCACTGTCATCGAGGAAAAGCGATTTGCCGAAGAAGCGTCCCTGCCCCAGATGCTCAAGCGTGCGGCGAAGTTCCGGCTGGAATACGATGGGAAGTGCGACAAAGAGCAAGGTCAGCGTCTGCTGCAAGAGCCAGTAAATGACGTGCAGAGACAGCCAGTTGCAGACGAGCGTGAGCCCTAGGAGCACAAGCAGCCCCTTCACCAAGGTGATGGCGCGCGTATCCTGCAGCATCATATAGAGTTTGTAGAGAATCAATGCCACGATCAGGATGTCAAGAACGTCCAGCAAGGTGATCGTCGACAGGATTCCCTGAAATTGAATCGGAATATGGAACGGCATAAACAAAACCCCTAGGAAAGCATCCCATCATAGTTGAACATAAAACCTACTTCTTCCCGTGTGCAGGGAAATCCTTTCGCAAAAACGAATTTGCCCGAAAGACCTATTTCAAAGCAGCGTGCAGAGCGCACGCGGCAGATTTTCCAGAATATCCGAAGCGATGAGCCCGTATCCCTTCTCCTTCGCCGCCAGATCGCCGGCAAGACCGTGGATGTAGACGCCTGCGAGCGGCGCAAGTCCCGCCGCTGTCTGCTTCATAAGCCCCGCGACAGCGCCCGCGAGCACATCGCCTGCACCTGCCGTCGCCATGCCGGAATTACCCTTCGATGTAAGGAACGCCTGCCCGTCCGGATAGACGATGATCGTGCATTCGCTCTTGACGACGAAGACGGCATGATACTCACGCGCCACCTCGCGCGTCATGTCGAGGAGCGACGCACGCAGTTCGTCGACAGAGAGCTCCAAGAGATGCGCCATCTCGCCGAGATGCGGCGTCAAGATCGGCACGAAAGCGAAGCCCTTGAACGCGTCCGTCTTGCCGCAAAACGCATAAATGGCATCGGCATCGAGAATCAAAGGCTTCTTGACGGCGGCACAGAAATCCTGCACGAACTTCTGCGTCTCCTGTGCCCTGCCCAGCCCCGGCCCGATGAGCACGGCATCGAAACCTTCCGCCAGTGCCAGCGCCTCGCCGAGCGCCGCGATGTCGATCGCGCCCTCGTCCGTCTCGGGAAGAGGCTTCGTCATGACCTCGGTCAATTTTCCCGCCATCATCTCCTGCAGACTCCGCGGCAGAGCCAGCACAGCAACGCCCGCGCCGCTTCTGAGAACGGCAGAAGCGGCGAGCGCCGCCGCGCCCGTCATGCCGCGCGAACCCGCGATGACGAGGATGCGTCCGCAGGAGCCCTTGTGCGCATCGAGCGGACGCGGCAGCAGAACCGGCGCCACCGTCACATCGTCAAGGTAGGTCTGGCGGATCGTATCGTCTTCGAGCAAGGCCTTCGGTATGCCAATGTCATCGACGAGCAGTTTTCCCGTCGCCGTTTCGCCTGCGCCAATCATATGCCCGAACTTCGGCAGCCCGAAGGTCACGGTAAGATCCGCGCGAATCGCCTCGGGAGAGGCATTCCCCGTATCCGCCTCGACGCCCGTCGGAATGTCGACGGCGACGACCGGCTTGCCGTGACCGTTGACCATGCGCACGACGCGTGCGGCTGCATCGCGCAGACCGCCTTTGAATCCCGTGCCCAAGATGCCGTCGACAACACCGTCGACGAAGCGCAGCGTCACCTGCAGTTTGTCCCAATCGCGCTCCGTTTCAAGGACGTGTACGACAATGCCCATCTTGACGATGATGTCGCGGTTGAGCGCCGCACTCTTCGTCAGATGCGCAGGACTGCCCACGAGGAATATGCTGATCTGCGCGCCATGGTTCATCAGGTGGCGTGCAGCGACGAAGGCGTCGCCTCCGTTGTTGCCGCTTCCCGCGAGCACGCATATACGCTTGCCCGAAACGCCGCCCAAGTATTCCTCAAAGGCGGCGGCGACTTCGCGTCCCGCATTCTCCATCAGCAGAATCTCCGGCACGCCGTATTCCTCGATGGCTCTCTTGTCGATCTTCTTCATCTCATCTGCCAAAGCGATCTTCATGCTTCTCCCCCTCCAGAATACATTGTGCAACGGCATATTCCCTAGCATGGCTCAAGGAAAGATGTATGTGCCGCACGCCCCTTTCTTCCGCGAGCGCCGCAAAGAACCCGGAAAGATGAACCTCGGGCGCGCCGAGCGCATCGGGCACGATCTCAACGTCCAGCAGCGTTCCTCGGCGCAGTCCCGTGCCAAACGCCTTCAAGACAGCCTCCTTGCCGACCCAGCGTGCTGCATACGAGGCCGCACGCCCTGCACCGCGTCCATCGCAGTAAGAGCGCTCTTCCTGCGTGAAAACGCGCGCAAGGAATGCCTCTTTTCCCATCGCTTTTTCCATGCGCCCGATCTCAACGATGTCCGTGCCGAGTCCCAAAACCATTGCATCACCCCAGTTCGCAATCCCCGTCCATCGCCAAACTGCACGGCGCATCAGACATCCCACAAGAAAAGCCGGCTTTATGCGGAAACAGATAAAGCCAGCTTTCATCCACTATTCTACTGTTCCTGCCGTGCAGGCGCGGGTGCCTGCGGCTGCTCCACATTGCCGGGCGCCGTCGGGCGCATCGGCGTGATGACGGGATTCGTGCCGCCGCCCGAAAGGTTGGGCGAAGCGTCAGGCAGCTCAGGTTTTGCCGTCAATATCTCCGTCGACGAACTGTCGGGATTGAACTGGTACGTCCGAGCGATCAGAACCTCGACGCGGCGGTTCTGCGACCTGCCCTCGTCCGTCTTGTTGTCCGCGATCGGACGATACTCGCTGTAGCCGATGGAGCTGAAACGTGCCGGATTGAGCGACGTATTGCTCGCAAAGAGGAATTTCATGAAATTCAAGGCGCGCTGCGAGCTCAGTTCCCAGTTCGACGGGTAGCGCGCCGTAGCGATCGGCACATTGTCCGTATGACCCGAGATGACGACACGCTCGGGAATCTTCGCGAGAAGGCCTGCGACGACAGGGCCGATCTTCTGCGCCTCGCCTACGAGCTCCGCCGAGCCCGAGGGGAAAAGCGCCTTTTCCTTGATGCGGATCATCAGTCCGTCATCGGTCATCGTCGTGTTCAGCTCACCTTGCAGTCCGTTCTGTTTGATGTAATTGTCAAGCTCCTTCTGCACCTCTTCCAAGGCTTTCGCTTCTTGGATGTAGGCGCTGTTGCCCTTGTCCTCCGTCGCCACGCGTTCCGCATGGCGGCTCTCGCTCGGCCCCATCTGACTGAAGAACGAAGGGCCGCCCGTATTGAAAGCCGCCGTGAACGCCTGCGCCATCTGCGCCATCTTGGACGAGTCCGTGGCAGACATGGCATAGAGGGCGATGAACGTGGCAAGGAGCAGCGTCATGAGGTCGGAATAGGGCAGCAGCCAAGCCTCGCCCGCTTCTTCTTCATGCGGTGCATGCCGCTTCTTTCTCGCCATGCCTTACGCCTCCTTCTTCAACACTTCGCGCTCCGACTGCGGGATGAAGACCATGAGCTTCGCCTCGATGGCCGTCGGCGAATCACCTGCCTGCAGCGACAGGATGCCCTCGACGATCATGCGCTTCTGACCGATTTCAGAATCCGACATGATCTTGAGCTTGTTCGCCCACGGAAGCCAGAGGACGTATGCCGTGTAGATACCGAGAATCGTAGCGACGAACGCGGCCGCGATGGCGTGACCGACGACGTTGACGTCCGACAAGTTACTCAGAGCTGCGATCAGACCGATAACGGCGCCGAGAACGCCGAGCGTAGGCGCGTAGGTACCTGCCTGCATGAGCATCAGGCGACCCAGGGAGTGACGTTCCTGCATGACGGAAATCTCAGCGTCGAGAACGTCGCTGACGAAGTCCGGATCCATGCCGTCGATGACCATGCTAAGACCCGTCTTGAAGAACGGATCGGAGATGTCCTCGACGCGGCTCTCCAGTGCCAGGATGCCTTCGCGACGCGCAATCTGCGAAAGCTCGATGAAAAGCTGCAGAAGCTCGCCCTTCTGATGCGAAGGCGGCGCCTGGAAAGTCATCTTGATCAGCTTCGGCAGCATCTTCATCTCATCCATGCGGAAAGCCGTGAAAAGACAGGCAAACGTGCCGAGGATGATGATCATGAATGCCGCCGGATTGTTCAGCGAACTAATTGGCGCACCCTTGAGGATCATACCGCCGAAGATAGCGATGAGTCCCGACAACAGTCCGATTAGCGTTGATTTTTCCAAAAAAATCCCCCTCTTCCCTAATGGCAGAGACGCAGGGCGTCTCCTGCAACGCCGTCTGCCCACTTGCATCCAGCACCCGCAAACGATGCAGATGATTTTTGCGGCGTCTTCATCCTTGCTTGCGACCGACGAAGTACGTCGGATAGAGCATCTTGGCTGCCCTTCCTCTCGCACGAAGCCCGCTCGACCTGTGCAGGTCATGACCGTCGAAACTTCATGGCAAAAGTGCAGAGCACAATCCACTGCCTAATATATATCGAAACAAATGCAAAAAAAATTCATGACCGGCTAAAGGACTTTGCCACTATTTTTCTTTGAACTTCCGTCCTCGCGAACCTCAAGCTTGTACTTTAGGAACCGCTGATAAACGAAATCTCCTAGATGTACGAAGATGCGGGACGGAATTTATCAGTGATTCCTTTACAGTGTACACTAGATTGGAGTCGCTGTAAAGGAAGATTTTCAAAAAAATTACATCTGTTTTTAATCATAAAAAATAAATTTTTCTTATTGTATCATAGATGATTTTGAAGTATGATAGGTTTAACGAAAATAATTCATTTTTATGGACGACAGGGAATGGGTGGCGATCAAGCATGGAACTAAGACAACTCGAATACTTTCAAATGGCAAGCCGACTAAAAAACATCACGCGCGCCGCTGAAAGGCTTCGCGTATCACAGCCGAACATCACCGTCGCGATCAAGAAGCTTGAGGCGGAACTTGGCATCCAGCTCTTCGACCGCAGTCAGAAACAGCTGTCTTTGACGCCCGAGGGCGCTGTATTTCTGACCCGCATCGAGCTTGCGCTGCGCAACATCCAGGACGCCGTGCTCGAAGTCAACGACTACAAACAGCTGCAGAAAGGCACGATCAAGATCGGCATTCCGTCGATGATCGGCGCCTACCTCTTCCCCAAGATTTTCTCCAGCTTCCAAAAGAAATACTCGCATCTCGACGTCTATCTCTACGAAGAAGGCTCAATGCGCATCCGCGAGCAGCTCGAACGCGATGAGCTGGACTTCGGCATCGTCATCCTCTCCAACGCGGCGGCGAGCCTGCAGACGCTGCCCATGGCGAAGAGCCAGATCGTCGCGTGCCTGCCCGAGCAACACCCCCTTGCCAAAAAAAAGACCATCTCCCTGCACGACATCGAAGACGTGAACCTCATCATGCTCAAGGACGGTTCCTTCCTGCGAAAGCTCATGCTCGACACCTTCAAACAGGAGAGCATCACGCCCGACATCGTGCTCGAATCGAACCAGATCGAGACCATCAAGGGGCTGATTGCAAGCGGCGCGGGCATCGCCTTCCTGCTCGACTTCATCGTCGAGGAGACGCCCGGAATCGTGACGCTGCCCTTCGACAAGCCCGTCTTCGTCGACGTCGGGCTTGCGTGGAAGAAGGATCGCTACGTTTCCAAGGCCGCGCAGGCTTTCATCGACTTCTGCCAGAACACGCTGAAAAAAGAAAAATAAGCGCTTTTAGGCGGCCGCCCCGAAGAGGGCGGTCTTTTTTTCAAAAATTTTATGGGAATTTGCGGGAAATGTGCTACAATGATAGCCGTAAACTCTGACGGACGCGAACCGTATCCGCCCGCCTTGCATGAAGCAACAGGAGGAATCACAATGGCTTACATCAACGAAAACTATCTGAAACTCGCCGGCAGCTATCTCTTCCGCGAGATCGCGCACCGTGTCGCTGACTATAAGGAAAAGAACCCTGCGGCCGACGTCATCTCGCTCGGCATCGGCGACGTGACGCAGCCCCTGCCGCCCGCCTGCATCGCCGCCATGCACAAGGCGGTTGACGAGATGGCTGCAGCCGAGACCTTCCGCGGCTACGGGCCCGAGCAGGGTTACGGCTTCCTCATCGAAAAAATCATAGAAAACAACTTCCCGGGACTCGGCATCGAGTCGGACGAGGTGTTCATTTCTGACGGAGCCAAGAGCGACTGCGGCAACATCCAGGAAATCTTCAGCGAAAAAGCGAAAATCGCCATCACCGACCCCGTCTACCCCGTCTACCTCGACACGAATGTCATGGCGGGACGCACGGGCGCACTGCAGAAAAACGGACACTTCTCGGGGGTTGTCTACCTGCCCTGCACGGCAGAGAACGGCTTCCTGCCCGAGCTGCCCACGGAGCATGTCGACATCATCTATCTTTGCTCGCCGAACAACCCGACGGGCATGGCGATGACGCGCGAGTCTCTCTCCCGATGGGTCGCCTACGCGCGAGAGAACGAGTCTGTCATTCTCTTCGATGCCGCTTATCAGGCCTTCATCACCGAGGACGATCTGCCGCACTCCATCTTCGAGATCGAGGGCGCGAAGGACGTCGCCATCGAATTCCGCTCCTTCTCGAAGACAGCGGGCTTCACGGGCACGCGCTGCGGCTACATCGTGCTGCCGAAGAGCGTGCAGGGCAGGAGCGCCGACGGCACGAAGAAGAGCCTCAACCCGCTCTGGAATCGCCGCCACACGACGAAGTACAACGGCACCTCCTACATCATCCAGCGCGGCGCAGAGGCCATCTTCACACCCGAAGGGAAGCGAGAGACGGCGGCTGCCATCTCCTACTACCTCGAAAACGCCCGACTCATCCGCGAGGGCCTCGAATCCATCGGTCTTGAGGCATACGGCGGCATAAACGCGCCCTACATCTGGCTCAAGACACCGCACGGACTCTCCTCGTGGGACTTCTTCGACCGCCTTCTCACAGGCGCGGACATCGTCGGCACGCCGGGCGCAGGGTTCGGTCCATGCGGCGAAGGATATTTCCGCCTCACGGCTTTCGGCAACCGAGAGAATACGAAGCGAGCGGTCGAGCGCATCAAGGAAAAACTGACGTTCTGACGAGAGGAGAAAGACATGCTCAAACCTCGCCTGCAGGAACTCTGCATCTGCCGTCCCATATTAGAGGATACGCTCATCGGGAAATTCCTGTGCTTTCTGGAAAATCCCGAGAACACTTCGCACGCTTACGATTTCACCGCAGGGCTCATCGAGAAGGCGGAATCGCTCGGTCTCTCCGGAAATATCCTGCGCTCCTATTTTCTCCATGTGCTCGCTCATGTGGAAAACACCTTCGCATGCACGGTGGAACAAGCTTCCGGCAATGTCGGCAAGAGTCTTCGCCGCGCCTTCGTGCGCGATATGGAAATCCTCGCCGATGTCTTTCATGAGCCGCCAAGCGCCATGCTTCCATGCGACCTCCTTGACGACTACGAACCGACGAAGCGCTGCACGAACGAAGCGTCCTCCTTCCTCCACGAACGCATGGCATCTGCGGCATCGGCAGAGGAAGTCTCAGACGCCTTCCTCGATTTTTACCAGCGCTACGGCTGCGGCGAGATTTCGAGCTGCAAGGCGTTCTCCTGGAACGACAAAGAGCACAAGCTTCAAGGCGTCGAGCACTTCGAAGCGCTTCCTCTCACTGACGTCATCGGCTACGACCGCCAGAAGAAGCAGCTGACAGACAATACAGAAGCCTTCCTTGAAGGGCGTCCCGCCAACAACGTCCTTTTGATCGGCGCACGCGGCACGGGCAAGTCCTCCTCCGTCAAGGCTCTCGCTCACGAATACTATGGTCGCGGTCTTCGACTCGTGCAGCTCGCGAAATCGCAGCTCGGCGAACTGCCGCGCATTCTCGCAGCGCTTCGCCGATTTCCCTCCAAGCGCTTCATCCTCTTCCTCGACGACCTCTCGTTCGAGGAATTTGAGACAGAGTACAAGTATCTGAAATCCGCCATCGAAGGCGGCGTCGAGGCGCGTCCCCAAAACGTGCTCATCTACGCGACGTCCAACCGCCGCCACCTCATCAAGGAAAGCTGGCGCGACCGCGATCAGGCGCAGGACGAACTCTATCGTCAGGACAGCGTGAACGAAACCGTCTCTCTTTCCGACCGCTTCGGTCTCATCATCACCTTCCTCGCGCCCGACCAAGAGCAATATCATGCCATCATCGCCCACTACCTTGAAAAAGAGGGCGTCCGTCTCGCCCCCGAAGAGCTTCGCATCCTCGCGCATCGCTGGGAGCTTGAGCACTCCGGACGCAGCGGACGCACGGCGCAGCAATTCGTCGTGCACTATCTAGGACAAATGCGGAAATGAAGAATCCCCCTCGCTTCTCTCAAAAGAGTCGCGAAGGGGATTTTTTCCTGCGGGGCGCACGGAGCAATGCTCCATAGCCTCGGCTTTATCTGCGATCGTAAGTGCAGTAGCCGTTCTCGTCACAGTAGGGGCCGCTCTGTTCGCTGTCGCGATAGTATCTGCTGCCGCAGCAATTATAGCGCTGCACGCCTGTCGTATCTTTCGCCGATGACATCGAAGCCGCAAAAACAGGAGCCGCACTCACCGCAAGCATAGCCAGAAGGGCGGCGCAAAGCATCTTCTTCATGGAATCACCTCCTATTGCCATTATACCATGAAAACATCTTCATTACAAGGGAAGCTATGATGCGCGACAAAACGGGACAGCCTTGCAGCTGTCCCGTTTTGTATATGTATCCTTTTCAGATTCCCGCAGCTTTCTTCAAGGCGTCCGCCTTGTCCGTCTTCTCCCACGGCAGATCGGCATCGGTGCGGCCGAAGTGGCCGTAG is from Selenomonas sputigena ATCC 35185 and encodes:
- a CDS encoding ATP-binding protein; the encoded protein is MLKPRLQELCICRPILEDTLIGKFLCFLENPENTSHAYDFTAGLIEKAESLGLSGNILRSYFLHVLAHVENTFACTVEQASGNVGKSLRRAFVRDMEILADVFHEPPSAMLPCDLLDDYEPTKRCTNEASSFLHERMASAASAEEVSDAFLDFYQRYGCGEISSCKAFSWNDKEHKLQGVEHFEALPLTDVIGYDRQKKQLTDNTEAFLEGRPANNVLLIGARGTGKSSSVKALAHEYYGRGLRLVQLAKSQLGELPRILAALRRFPSKRFILFLDDLSFEEFETEYKYLKSAIEGGVEARPQNVLIYATSNRRHLIKESWRDRDQAQDELYRQDSVNETVSLSDRFGLIITFLAPDQEQYHAIIAHYLEKEGVRLAPEELRILAHRWELEHSGRSGRTAQQFVVHYLGQMRK